In the Armatimonadia bacterium genome, one interval contains:
- a CDS encoding sigma-70 family RNA polymerase sigma factor translates to MLRDSTTTQLATEALVERAKNGDRRAFEGLVDSYKDKVFLYVSRMLHDPEEAHDIAQETFVRAYQSLPGFRGASSFQTWLYRIASNLVIDSVRRHRRREDSAVSLDAPVDTQEGQMGRDLADDRRGPEALAESSAVQHEVQRAIAKVTPKLRAVLVMYDIQGMSYQEIAEVLGCPLGTVKSRLFNARSQLKDLLEQRGVL, encoded by the coding sequence ATGTTGAGGGACTCCACAACAACTCAACTGGCGACGGAGGCCCTCGTTGAGCGCGCCAAGAACGGCGACCGGCGCGCTTTCGAGGGGTTGGTCGACTCCTACAAGGACAAGGTTTTCTTGTACGTGTCGCGCATGCTCCATGACCCAGAGGAAGCGCACGACATCGCGCAGGAAACCTTTGTGCGGGCCTACCAGTCCCTGCCCGGCTTCCGGGGCGCTTCGAGCTTTCAGACCTGGCTATACCGCATCGCGAGCAACCTTGTCATTGACTCGGTCCGACGGCATCGGCGGCGCGAAGACTCGGCCGTCTCTCTGGATGCACCGGTCGACACTCAAGAGGGCCAGATGGGGCGAGACCTGGCCGATGACCGAAGAGGCCCGGAGGCGCTGGCCGAAAGCAGCGCCGTGCAGCACGAGGTCCAGCGGGCCATCGCAAAGGTTACTCCCAAGTTGCGCGCGGTTCTGGTAATGTACGATATTCAGGGGATGAGCTACCAGGAAATCGCGGAGGTGCTTGGCTGTCCCCTGGGAACTGTAAAGAGTCGTTTGTTCAATGCACGGTCCCAGCTCAAAGACCTACTCGAGCAGCGTGGGGTGCTTTGA
- a CDS encoding mechanosensitive ion channel domain-containing protein encodes MNGSFFLYVRHLWAGNLPLQLTRAVLVAALFEALVYLINARLRRLLAPALARDAGAENLQRLERRRLVLGIPLMLTRVILYTVALAIILRIFRFNPQMDLYPLGLGLLILVALGMRQPLRDAVAGYLLHYDYLFAVGDDVQIGAYSGTVSALTLRNTKLRTRDGEEIIVPNSEIRGLVNQSGPRNRAGEK; translated from the coding sequence GTGAATGGTAGCTTCTTCTTGTACGTTCGCCACCTGTGGGCGGGCAATCTGCCCTTGCAGCTGACGCGAGCCGTCCTGGTGGCGGCCCTGTTCGAGGCGCTCGTATACCTCATCAACGCTCGCCTGCGGCGCCTGCTGGCTCCGGCCCTGGCCCGAGATGCAGGAGCCGAGAACCTCCAGCGCCTTGAGCGCCGGCGCCTCGTGCTCGGGATCCCGCTGATGCTCACGCGTGTGATCCTGTACACCGTGGCGCTGGCGATCATCTTGCGGATCTTCCGCTTCAACCCGCAGATGGACCTGTATCCGCTCGGCCTTGGCCTGCTGATCTTGGTGGCCCTCGGGATGCGCCAGCCGCTGCGCGATGCCGTGGCAGGGTATCTGCTGCACTACGACTACCTCTTCGCGGTGGGCGATGACGTGCAGATTGGTGCCTACAGCGGAACGGTCAGCGCCCTCACGCTGCGCAACACGAAGCTGCGCACTCGTGACGGCGAGGAGATCATCGTCCCCAACAGCGAGATACGCGGTCTCGTCAACCAGAGCGGGCCACGGAACCGGGCAGGGGAAAAGTAG
- the flgM gene encoding flagellar biosynthesis anti-sigma factor FlgM: protein MRIDSPPPRTASAGSTGRIERQTFEDKQRAGAQPAVGASGADQAILSPLAQDILAARRALEATDEVRADKVAQMRQKIANGTFKVDAELVVDRILDGEL from the coding sequence ATGAGGATCGACTCACCCCCGCCGCGAACGGCCTCGGCCGGGTCGACGGGGCGAATTGAGCGGCAGACCTTCGAGGACAAGCAGAGGGCAGGTGCGCAGCCTGCAGTCGGGGCGTCGGGGGCTGACCAGGCCATCCTGAGCCCGCTGGCGCAGGACATACTGGCCGCACGACGGGCCCTTGAGGCCACCGATGAGGTGCGCGCCGACAAGGTCGCCCAGATGCGCCAGAAGATTGCGAACGGTACCTTCAAGGTCGACGCTGAACTCGTTGTCGACCGCATCCTGGACGGTGAGCTCTAG
- a CDS encoding HD domain-containing protein: protein MKKHFVRDLVPNARVTSVFAVKSKSLASFRNKPGQYMNLVLCDRTGEIKGRVWDRAEELAAGFEVGDVVLASGRVEEYQGTLQFVLSEVVLAPEGTYDPAELIARSGKSPDELLEGLDAAVAQVTQPYLRALLDSFVTDEDFRRNFAWAPGSKTLHHSYAGGLLEHTLSVVALLNTAADMHPELDRDLLITGGLLHDLGKMRELGGAITVDYTDLGRFVGHTVLTDRWVGEKIAQIDGFPTELANLLTHMLLSHHGERDWGAPVVPSTMEACALHFADNLDAQVQGFKQVIQRGERTGGWSEYHPLYQRAIYRGRPSEPGDEAVVPAEDA, encoded by the coding sequence ATGAAAAAGCACTTCGTGCGCGACCTGGTCCCCAACGCACGGGTCACCAGCGTCTTCGCCGTCAAGAGCAAGTCGCTGGCGAGCTTCCGCAACAAGCCCGGCCAGTACATGAACCTGGTCCTGTGTGACCGCACCGGCGAGATCAAGGGACGGGTCTGGGATCGCGCGGAGGAGCTGGCTGCGGGTTTCGAGGTCGGTGACGTGGTGCTGGCCAGTGGCCGCGTCGAGGAGTACCAGGGCACACTCCAGTTCGTCCTTAGCGAGGTCGTGCTCGCCCCGGAGGGCACTTACGATCCGGCGGAGCTCATCGCCCGGTCCGGGAAGTCGCCCGATGAGCTGCTTGAGGGGCTGGATGCGGCAGTGGCCCAGGTTACTCAACCCTACCTGCGGGCGCTTCTGGACTCCTTCGTGACCGACGAGGACTTCCGGCGCAACTTCGCCTGGGCCCCGGGCTCGAAGACTCTGCATCACTCCTACGCCGGCGGGCTGCTGGAGCACACCCTGTCGGTCGTGGCGCTGCTCAACACGGCGGCCGATATGCACCCCGAGCTTGACCGTGACCTGCTGATCACGGGCGGGCTCTTGCATGACCTCGGCAAGATGCGGGAACTTGGCGGCGCGATAACGGTTGACTATACTGATCTGGGCCGGTTTGTCGGGCACACCGTGCTGACCGATCGCTGGGTGGGAGAGAAGATCGCCCAGATCGACGGCTTCCCCACTGAACTGGCCAACCTGCTGACCCACATGCTGCTGAGCCACCACGGAGAGCGCGACTGGGGAGCTCCCGTGGTTCCTTCGACGATGGAGGCCTGTGCTCTGCACTTCGCGGACAATCTGGACGCGCAGGTGCAAGGCTTCAAGCAAGTCATCCAGCGCGGTGAGCGAACGGGCGGATGGTCAGAGTACCATCCCTTGTACCAGCGGGCGATCTACCGAGGCAGGCCGAGTGAGCCTGGCGACGAGGCAGTGGTGCCGGCTGAGGATGCCTAG
- a CDS encoding peptidase MA family metallohydrolase, giving the protein MASWVRPLLWLVMLAVAASGGLTQGERLSLGGRNLDIRYWPDQEDIAFEVRGYGQEALKELGETLDLPVTGTITVEIVRSAEEFDQRAGVKLPPWTLGVAVHHRRQVVLKPLHGKDLQRLVTHELTHVLLDMKMGREGLEPPRWVHEGLAQWMEGEMPAAQKDVLGRASVEDRLLSLDNLEQAFSGKRETVDLAYAQSHTLVDFMIDNGPPGALGRFLEILAAQGDERLALRRALGMPLDVIEKRWLAETRKQYVSRGVPLTVELAIFGAMAALFLVAVVVRFRIAREIRERMQEEERLRALFVGIEPDDEFLEGTNDEGPLRE; this is encoded by the coding sequence ATGGCGTCGTGGGTTCGGCCTCTGCTCTGGTTGGTGATGCTGGCGGTCGCTGCGAGTGGCGGTCTGACCCAGGGGGAGCGCCTCTCTCTGGGCGGTCGGAACCTCGACATCCGCTACTGGCCCGACCAGGAGGACATCGCCTTCGAGGTTCGCGGCTACGGTCAGGAGGCTCTCAAGGAGCTCGGCGAGACGCTGGACCTGCCCGTCACCGGAACCATTACGGTGGAGATCGTGCGCTCTGCCGAGGAGTTCGACCAGCGTGCCGGGGTCAAGCTGCCTCCGTGGACGCTGGGCGTCGCAGTGCACCACCGTCGACAGGTGGTCCTCAAGCCCTTGCACGGTAAGGACTTGCAGCGACTTGTCACCCACGAGTTGACGCATGTGCTGCTGGATATGAAAATGGGGCGTGAGGGTCTTGAACCGCCACGGTGGGTGCATGAGGGACTCGCGCAGTGGATGGAAGGCGAGATGCCTGCGGCACAGAAAGATGTCCTGGGGAGGGCGTCCGTGGAGGATCGCCTGCTGAGCCTGGACAACCTGGAGCAGGCCTTCAGCGGCAAGCGCGAGACCGTCGATCTGGCCTACGCCCAGAGCCATACGCTGGTTGACTTCATGATCGACAACGGGCCGCCGGGGGCCCTTGGGCGGTTCCTGGAGATCCTCGCTGCGCAGGGCGACGAACGCTTGGCCCTGCGTCGTGCCCTGGGGATGCCGCTCGATGTGATCGAGAAGCGGTGGTTGGCTGAGACCCGCAAGCAGTACGTGTCACGAGGGGTGCCGTTGACCGTGGAGTTGGCGATCTTCGGGGCGATGGCTGCGCTCTTCCTTGTCGCGGTGGTGGTGCGTTTCCGGATAGCACGGGAGATCCGGGAGCGCATGCAGGAAGAGGAACGTCTGCGGGCGCTGTTCGTCGGGATCGAACCGGACGACGAGTTTCTCGAAGGCACCAACGACGAAGGGCCACTCAGGGAGTGA
- a CDS encoding Clp1/GlmU family protein — translation MELVLPPDPPSEVPAAWQDLLGSLPATGRLVVFGASDSGKTTLAWWLAEQLRSGGRPSVTLVDADVGQSRIGPPTTVGWWQLGTDRSGFYFVGATSPDRRPAGMVKATLAACRAGAGAGSDWVVLDTTGCVSGPVGPVLKSAKIRYLRPVHVVLLGELTELESSLESWRDDPGVSFHRLAVAPAAKGKSVATRKAWRESLFARWLSGANLRWVEKQDRDWLHAPAPELFAADPGLAERLKGLLLGFCDGEGRGMCVGLLQAIDWRAGRLLILGPPQAEEARVVDFGCLRLKPDGTQF, via the coding sequence ATGGAGCTCGTACTACCTCCTGATCCGCCGTCCGAGGTACCGGCTGCGTGGCAGGACCTCCTTGGGTCCCTGCCGGCCACCGGAAGGCTGGTGGTGTTTGGCGCCTCGGACAGTGGGAAGACCACGCTGGCCTGGTGGCTGGCTGAGCAGCTCCGGTCAGGTGGTCGCCCTTCCGTGACCCTGGTGGACGCCGATGTCGGCCAGTCCCGCATTGGTCCGCCGACCACCGTGGGATGGTGGCAACTGGGCACCGACCGCAGCGGGTTCTACTTCGTTGGAGCGACCTCGCCGGATCGTCGACCGGCGGGCATGGTGAAGGCGACCCTGGCCGCCTGCCGGGCCGGCGCAGGAGCCGGTTCGGATTGGGTTGTGCTGGATACCACCGGCTGCGTGAGCGGTCCCGTCGGTCCAGTGCTCAAGAGCGCCAAGATCAGGTACCTGCGTCCGGTCCACGTGGTCCTGCTGGGCGAGCTCACCGAGTTGGAGTCCTCCCTGGAGTCTTGGCGGGACGATCCCGGGGTGTCCTTCCATCGCCTGGCCGTCGCGCCGGCGGCGAAGGGCAAGTCGGTGGCGACGCGGAAGGCCTGGCGCGAGAGTCTGTTCGCGCGGTGGTTGTCGGGGGCGAATCTGCGGTGGGTCGAGAAGCAGGACCGGGACTGGCTCCACGCACCGGCTCCCGAGTTGTTTGCCGCTGATCCGGGCCTTGCCGAGCGGCTCAAGGGACTGCTGCTGGGGTTTTGCGACGGCGAAGGCCGCGGTATGTGCGTTGGCTTGCTGCAGGCGATTGACTGGCGCGCCGGTCGGCTTCTGATCCTGGGACCACCTCAGGCCGAGGAGGCCAGGGTGGTTGATTTCGGTTGCCTGCGGCTCAAGCCCGATGGAACCCAATTCTGA
- a CDS encoding sigma-E factor regulatory protein RseB domain-containing protein codes for MISARLVVLICTPLVALLLPVRAHALTPADILRLAVKADGRIAYTAEVEIGVYDSGHQVGVHAQRITKAPVNRRRVESVGRYGGGVIVSNGREEWEYRNGQPEARVRELSSPEDVLRWRLAALDAVAGTLHPVYEGQATIAKRKCHVIAVKPPDGERTRKRVWIDKERYVELKTIRYSPGGSIQATWTVKSICYEPRISPSVFEFRPSEGTRVRRIPRAPRMNLSAAEQRVGFEAVLPDYVPDGYVLLREQVGVLPGPRGGGLWLQFTDGVDSFSFFENRGGGPPPPRGGHGVTSWQARGYSFVLVGPISREEAERIKRSTMD; via the coding sequence ATGATCTCGGCCCGTTTGGTTGTCCTGATATGTACCCCGCTCGTTGCCTTGCTTCTCCCCGTGCGCGCCCATGCTCTCACTCCCGCCGACATACTCCGGCTTGCGGTCAAGGCCGACGGTCGCATCGCCTACACGGCCGAAGTCGAGATCGGTGTCTACGACAGCGGCCATCAGGTCGGGGTCCATGCACAGAGGATCACCAAGGCACCTGTGAATCGTCGACGTGTGGAGAGTGTGGGCAGGTATGGCGGCGGCGTGATTGTGTCCAACGGCCGTGAGGAGTGGGAGTACCGCAATGGCCAGCCGGAGGCCCGGGTAAGGGAGCTGTCTAGCCCCGAGGATGTCCTGCGCTGGCGTCTCGCGGCTCTCGACGCTGTGGCCGGGACTCTCCACCCCGTGTACGAGGGACAGGCCACCATCGCCAAGCGCAAGTGCCATGTGATCGCCGTCAAGCCTCCCGACGGCGAGCGGACACGGAAGCGCGTCTGGATCGACAAGGAGAGATACGTAGAGCTCAAGACCATTCGGTACTCGCCAGGGGGCAGCATCCAGGCCACCTGGACGGTCAAGAGCATCTGCTATGAGCCTCGCATCTCTCCCTCGGTCTTCGAGTTCCGACCGTCTGAGGGTACCAGGGTTCGCCGGATCCCTCGAGCGCCACGGATGAACCTCTCTGCTGCCGAGCAGCGGGTCGGCTTTGAGGCCGTCCTGCCCGACTACGTCCCCGACGGCTACGTGCTGCTCAGAGAGCAGGTCGGGGTGCTGCCGGGACCGCGCGGCGGAGGTCTGTGGCTCCAGTTCACCGATGGCGTCGACAGCTTCTCGTTCTTCGAAAACCGCGGGGGAGGCCCGCCACCGCCACGAGGCGGTCACGGCGTCACCTCCTGGCAGGCCAGGGGTTACTCCTTTGTCCTTGTGGGACCTATCTCGCGCGAGGAAGCCGAGCGCATCAAGCGCTCGACAATGGACTGA